The genomic stretch CATCCTGTATCTTGCATCCTGTATCTTGCATCCTGTATCTTGCATCCTGTATCTTGCATCCTGTATCTTGCATCCTGTATCTTGCATCCTGTATCTTGCATCCTGCATCTTGCATCCTGCATCTTGCATCCTGTATCTTGCATCCTGTATCTTGCATCCTGCATCTTGCATCCTGCATCTTGCATCCTGTATCCTGCATCTTGCATCCTGCATCTCTATTCCCCCAATTTATCTGATGCTGCACTTATTACATTTAACGGTAGTGGATCGGCAATGCCACTACAAATTCTCTTACTAATGGTTTCGAAAATCTTTGGGTCATTAAATAATTCTTTTAATTTTTCAATTGTATTTGCAGGGTCGCTAATAATTCTGATTTCTTCATCCAATGCAGGTAGCTCGATGAATGCTCCAATTTTGCGGTAAATTTCAAGGTA from Bacteroidota bacterium encodes the following:
- a CDS encoding AraC family transcriptional regulator, giving the protein MQHQINWGNRDAGCKMQDTGCKMQDARCRMQDTGCKIQDARCRMQDAGCKIQDARYRMQDTGCKIQDARYRMQDTGCKIQD